A window of Nicotiana tabacum cultivar K326 chromosome 24, ASM71507v2, whole genome shotgun sequence contains these coding sequences:
- the LOC107767488 gene encoding uncharacterized protein LOC107767488, with translation MLKQFHTSKPQSLLVVCHPIILKHHFKLTSLSISNGICKKSQTHDLNRLLSPRNLVPFSTKPPSKNLNLDISVNFSCGFHPKYRLGNYCLITARSYSASDYGKIAEGSERNLPWLAKDKAKQTKRNEKVVISRSSWEESAEKFLKDGRSAVKSAEFKRYEDRRDDYQGNTYSGEGEDDEGDMEEVDDPRWDKIKNTFNRIKVRPGSDRPEVRRWNNQDSWGKKTWKEATESTIPRMIGEGIYGVGPVLAALSAGRREFYSLYIQEGLDLSGNNRKKKDKKGFERVLRMAEKVGLSKKEVSKHDLNMFADNRPHQGLVLDVSPLEMVGIKELEPVSTEEESTPLWVALDEVTDPQNLGAIIRSAYFFGAAGIVLCAKNSAPLSGVVSKASAGSLELVELRSCKNMMQFLKSSAENGWRVIGGSVSSRAVPLREIVPGAPTILVLGSEGTGLRPLVERSCTQLVKIPGNIPVDIIVGEDEDDHSSSGQNFRSFMAVESLNVSVAAGVLLHHLIASNCSKNN, from the coding sequence ATGCTAAAGCAATTTCACACTTCAAAGCCACAGTCTTTACTAGTTGTATGCCATCCAATAATTCTAAAGCACCATTTCAAGTTGACATCTTTGAGTATTTCTAATGGTATCTGCAAGAAATCCCAAACCCATGATTTGAATCGCTTATTAAGCCCCAGAAATTTAGTCCCTTTCAGCACTAAACCACCTTCTAAAAATTTGAACTTGGATATATCTGTGAATTTTTCATGTGGATTTCACCCAAAATATCGTCTTGGTAACTACTGTTTAATTACTGCTAGAAGTTATTCAGCTTCGGATTATGGGAAAATAGCAGAAGGCAGTGAAAGGAATCTTCCTTGGCTTGCAAAAGATAAAGCTAAACAAACTAAGAGAAATGAAAAAGTTGTTATAAGCCGATCTTCGTGGGAGGAATCGGCTGAGAAGTTCTTAAAAGATGGTCGTTCTGCTGTGAAAAGTGCAGAATTCAAGAGATATGAGGATAGACGAGACGATTATCAGGGAAATACTTATAGTGGTGAAGGAGAAGACGATGAGGGAGATATGGAGGAAGTTGATGATCCAAGGTGGGATAAGATTAAGAACACGTTCAATCGGATTAAGGTAAGACCGGGGTCTGATAGGCCGGAGGTTAGAAGGTGGAACAATCAAGATAGTTGGGGTAAAAAGACATGGAAAGAGGCAACTGAATCAACCATACCACGAATGATTGGCGAGGGAATTTATGGGGTTGGCCCTGTTTTGGCTGCATTGTCTGCGGGAAGAAGGGAATTTTATTCTCTGTATATACAGGAAGGATTGGATTTGAGTGGGAATAACCGGAAAAAGAAGGATAAGAAAGGGTTTGAAAGAGTTTTGAGGATGGCGGAAAAAGTAGGATTGAGTAAAAAGGAGGTATCTAAACATGACCTCAATATGTTTGCTGATAACAGGCCTCATCAGGGACTGGTCCTCGATGTGTCTCCATTGGAAATGGTTGGTATCAAGGAGTTGGAACCTGTTTCAACTGAGGAAGAGAGCACTCCTCTTTGGGTAGCTTTGGATGAGGTTACTGATCCTCAGAATTTGGGGGCAATTATACGGTCTGCTTACTTTTTTGGAGCTGCAGGGATTGTCTTGTGTGCTAAGAACTCTGCACCGTTGAGTGGGGTAGTGAGCAAAGCAAGTGCCGGTTCACTTGAATTAGTGGAGTTGAGGTCTTGCAAGAATATGATGCAATTCCTAAAGTCTTCAGCAGAAAATGGATGGCGGGTCATAGGTGGATCTGTTTCTTCAAGAGCTGTTCCATTGCGTGAGATTGTGCCTGGTGCTCCTACAATCCTTGTTTTGGGAAGTGAGGGCACTGGTCTGAGGCCGTTGGTGGAGAGATCTTGTACTCAGTTAGTTAAAATTCCAGGAAACATCCCCGTGGATATAATTGTCGGAGAAGACGAAGATGATCATAGTTCGTCAGGTCAGAACTTTAGGTCCTTCATGGCTGTGGAAAGCTTGAATGTAAGTGTAGCAGCAGGTGTGCTTCTTCATCACTTGATTGCCAGCAATTGTAGCAAAAACAACTAA